In Penaeus chinensis breed Huanghai No. 1 chromosome 41, ASM1920278v2, whole genome shotgun sequence, the genomic window aagatatttttcttctttttttttgtctttctttttttcttgcctaCATAAAGAGGGGTCAAACTATGCcattgaatgtgtgtgcatgcatgtgtgtgtggatatatatgtgagagCATTCCTGTGATTTTTAAAActcaatcatatatttttttagtgaagaagaaaatcaaaagtatttaaaaaatatgTGAGCAAgagagaagtgtgtatatatatgaatatatatatatatatatatatatatatatatatatatattatatacacatatatacatatatacatatatacatatatacatatatacatatatatatatatatatatatatatatatatagagagagagagagagagagagagagagagagagagagagagagagagagagagagagagagagagagagagacagagagagagacagagagagagacagagagagacacagagacacagagagacagggaaacagggaaacagggaaacagagagacagggagacagagagacagagacacagagagacagacagacagacagacagatagacagacagacagacagacagacagagagcaagagagagcaagagagagcaaaagagagagagaaagagaaagagaagagagatagagagagagagagaaagagagagagagagagagagagagagagagagagaaggggagagagagagagaaaagaggagaagagagagaaaaggcaaaggagcaagagaaagcaaaaaagcaagagaaacaagagagagcaaaaaagagaaggggagaagagagagagagagaaagagagagagagaagagagagagagagagagagagagagagaagaaaagagagagagagagagagcaagagaaaagagagacgagacaaaaggaaaaagagagagagagagagagagaaagagagagagagagagaagaaagagagagagaaaagagagagagagaaagagaagagagaaagagagagaagagagagaaagagagaaaagaggagaaaagaggagagagaagagaagagagaagagagagagagagagagagagagaaagagagaagagagagagagaagagagagagagaggagaaaaaaaagagagagagagagaaagagagagagagagaaagagagagagagagaaagagagagagagagagaagagagagaaagagagaaagagacagaagagaaagagaaaagaaaagagaagaggagagagagagagagagagagaagagaaaagacaagagagaaagagacagagaagaaaagaaaagaaaagaaaaagagagaagagagagagaagaagagaacgagagagagagagagagaaaaagagagagagagagagagagaaaaaaagagagagagagaagagagacaagagagacagaaagaaaagagatgagagagagagagagagagagagagacgagagagagcgagagagagagagagagagagagagagagagagagaaaaaagagagaaagagaaaaaaagagagtaagaaagagaagagaagaaaaaagaagagagagagagagaaagatagaaaaaaaagaaagaaaaaagagaaaggaaagagagagagaaaaagaaagaaatagaatgagagagtaaaagaaagagaagaaaaagaagagaaaagaagaaaaaaagaaaagtgagaaatatGTGTAGTTTGTGatgtagtttgtttgtgtgttgatagagtgagagagatttattattatgtgttttgtagaagttattgtgtttttgtaatAGTTGTATGTGAGATGTTGTTGTGATTAGATATTTGtgagtttagtgtgtgtgtttgagagtgagaaaaatgtgagagagagtgagttgttTTGTGATGTTGTgatagtgttgtttttgtttttttgtttttattgattgtgtgttttgtagattgtgtgtgtttgtgtttttttaggtgtttttttttttgatttgtgttttttgtgtttgttttttttttgtgttttttgttgttttttttgtattgtttgtgtttgtgtgtgttgttgtgttgttttttttgtttttttgttgtttttatttgttgttttttttttgttttttttttgtttgtgtttgtgtttttgtgttgtgttgttgtttatttttttgttttttttttgtttttgttttgtttttttttttgttgtttttttttttgttttttttgttttttttgttgtttttttttttttttttttgtttttttttgttttttgtttgttgttgttttgttttatgtgtttgttatttgtttttttttttgtttgtttttttttgtgttttgatttttttgtttttttttttttgttttttttttgtttttttattgtgttgttttttgtttgtttttttgttgtgtgttgtgtttttttgtgtgttttgtttttgtttttgtgttttttgtgtgtgttttgtttttgttgtttgtttgtctttttgttgtgttttttatttttttgtttttttttttgttgttttttttgtttgttgtgtttgtttgtttgtgtatgtgtatgtgagttttttttttgttgttatttttgtgttttattggtttgttttttttttttttttttttgtttgtgttggtatttttattggtttttgtttttgtttagttttgtttagttttgttttgtttttttttttgtttgtttgttttttttttttttgttgttttttaggattgtgtgtttttttttttttgtttttttttggttgtgtttttttgttttttgttttttttttttgtgttttttttgtgtgttttttgtttgttttgttttttttttgttttttttttttttttgttttttgttgttgttttttgtgttttgttttttttttttttgtttgttgtgtgttttgttgtgttttgttgtttttttgtgttgtttgtgtttgtttttttttttttgtttttttgttttgttttgttgttttttttgttgtgtgtgttgtgtgttgtgttgttgttattttttgtgtgtgtgttgttttgtgtttgtgtgtgtgtgttgttttttttgttttttgtttttttgtgtttttttttgtttttttttttttttttttttgggttttttttttttttgtttttgttttttttttttttgtttgtttttttgtttttttgtgtttttttgtttttttttttttttgtttgttttttttttgtgtttttgttttgtttttgttttgatttgttttgttgtgtttgttttgtgtgtgttttgttttttgtttttttttttgtgtttttttttttgtgttgtgttgttgtggtttggtgtttttttttgtttgtttttttttttgtttttttgtttttttttttttgtgtgtgttggttttggttttttgtgtgttgtgtgttgagtgttgttatattgtgtttttgttgtgtgttttgtttgttgtttgttagttttttttttgtgttgtgttttttttttttttttgtttgggtttttgtttgtgttttttttttgtttgttttgtttttgttttttgtttttttttgtttttttttgttttttgtgttttgttgttgtgtttttgtttttgtttttttgttgttttttttttgtttgttttttttgtgttgtgtgttgtgttgttttttttttttttgtttttttttttttttttgttttgtgttttttttttttgtttttttttttttttgtgttgttttattgggggttttgtatttttattgggTATATGATGGTAAGGAATGGTAGGAGGGGAAGTGGTGGTTAGTGTTATGATGTTATAGGGTGAGGATTGGtattgtttggtttttttttagtttttatttgtagatttatgttatgttatgtttagatttttattttggaTTATGAggggatatgtattttttttgataggatgtttttttttttttttaaggtggtgGATGGATTTAACTGGACACCTTTCTTTCGTTTGGATGAACaacttataataagaataaacgaCTAAAGTCAGAATGACTTTCCGTCATTTGCAGTGTaaactaatgaaaaaaatcaaataaaaagtaaaagcacAACAGCCACATTCCTAGAGCAGGCAGGCCTTGCATTATGAAATTTCATCATTGCTatactaagaagaaaaaaaatatatatatacatgtatatacatatatatatataaacatatatatatatatacatatatatatatatatatatatatatatatatatatgtatatagacatatatacacatgtgtgtgtgtgtgtgtgtgtgtgtgtgtgtgtgtgtgtgtgtgtgtgtgtgtgtgtgtgtgtgtgtgtatgtgtatgtgtatgtgtatgtgtatgtgtatgtgtatgtgtatgtgtatgtgtatgtgtgtgtgtgtgtgtgtgtgtgtgtgtatgtgcctgtgtatgtgcctgtgtatgtgcacatgtatgtgcctgtgtatgtgcctgtgtatgtgactgtgtatgtgcatgtgcatgtgcatgtgcatgtgtatgtgtatgtgtatgtgtatgtgtatgtgtatgtgtatgtgtatgtgtatgtatatgtgtgtgtatctatgtatgtatgtatgtatgtatgtatgtatgtatgtatgtatgtatgtatgtatgtatgtatgcatgtatgtatgtatgtatgtatgtatgtatgtatgtatgtatgtatgtatgtatgtatgtatgtatgtatgtatgtatagctaaaATAGGAAAAATACTGCAAATTTAATACATCttaaacagatatacatgcaaTTAATAGGTGCTaccataaagagagatagatactcaatatttatgttattattaatttcagaTTAAAAATAAATCATCAGCAATTTATTGTAATGTACAAGTGTagataatgatatgtatgtatacagagctCACTATGTAAACAGATTATGAGGTAAACGAAAAACCTATAAtagattcaataataataataataataataataataataataataataataataataataataataataataatgataatagtaataataataataataataataataataataataataataataataataataataataataataatgataataacaataataataataataataagaataagaataagaataaaaataataacaatagtaataataacaaaaataataataataataataataataataataataataataataataataataatgataatagtaataataataataataataataataataataataataataataatgataataacaataataataataataagaataagaataagaataaaaataataacaatagtaataataacaaaaataataataataataataataataataataataataataataataatatcaataatgatgatgatgataataatgataactaaaataataataataaattgctctctctctctctctctctctctctctctctctctctctctctctctctctctctctctctctctctctctctctctctctctctcctccctctctctccctctctctccctctctctccctctctctccctctctctccctctctctccctctctctccctctctctccctctctctccctctctctccctctctctccctctctctccctctctctccctctctctccctctctctccctctctctccctctctctccctctctctccctctctctcccacacacacacacacacacacacacacacacacacacacacacacacacacacacacacacacacacacacacacacacacacacacacactcacacacaaataataattaaaaatttagtaattaattaattaataaaataataaattaataaaaaaaaaaaaacatgcattatCTTAAGCAACACAGCTTTACTTGACAACAAAGTACACAAGGCCAGCTATAGTGTCGACCATAAACTTACCGCTGGTTACTTTAGGAGTTGAAGACCCCTTCCGCTTGCTGTATCTGTATTTGGTCACTGCTTTGGTCTCCTGCTGGTCATCTTCACTCATACTCTCTGAGGGCACTGTCAGGCAAAGGGATGAACATTTTAGTTGACGTTAagaatataaatatggatattttaGTAAATTATAAATAATGTGTTTTTTGCTATGAGCAGGAGGTATTAAAGCCAAACTGTAGAAAAAAGTCCATAAAAGGTGTAACTACCTGTAAATCTTTTGCTCAATTGATATATTCCACAATTCTGTCTGACAAACTAGATGAGTCTTGTTTTCCAAATACTTAACTTTAATGgctgataacaaaaacatcataaaatcaaaacagaaacaaaacacccATCAATATTTCACATCCACCAACTCACCTGACTTCCTCTTCTTACTAGTTTTGGGATCGACTTTCGActttgacttcttcttcttctgcgtctgaTCTACACCTTCATGGGGGTCATAGTCTGGGTCCTGGGTCTTGACGAGGCCTCGGAGCGAAGAGTCGTCCTCTAGATCATCTATGTAGTCATCCagttcctccttcacctccaatTCATCCTCAGATTTTATCTAGATAGAAAGGCACGGtttataattaataaattaaacttttCTCTTTTCAATTATCTGAGTTTATCACTAATGAATGTCCTTCCTCAGTACTGTATTTTAGATACAGGTATAATATTCTAATTTAATAATACACCAAGTACATATTCCTTTTATATGTGCAATCTTAATATACATCTGGAAATAAACTATGATTATGATCCCAAGAAACCATCCAGCAAAAACAGTCATTACCGGAATCCCTTCTAAGCCGGGCTCTTGCTTAAGCAGCTCCTTCTTCTTGGGCTCCTTGGGGTGCTTAGGCGTAGTGGCCAGGGAGGACGCTCCACCCAGTGTTGCCGCTGCCTTCTTCTCTGTGCTCTTGAGCTTGGTGTCACCGGGGCTCCCTGATGCACCTGCCCGTGACGACTTCTTGGACAAAGACTCCCCCTTCAGAACCTTTTCAACGGGTGAAGAGGAGTGCGTGGGCGAGGCAGTAAGGTCAAGGTGGTCCCCTACAGTGCGGGCATAGGCCAGGTCAGCTACATTGGGTGCCCAGCTGCTGTTCTTCTTCAAGATCTCTGGGTGGTAGTGCTTGATGTGCATCTGTTGGAGGTATCAGTAGGTAAAAGGGAAAGAGGTTTTGGAACACTGTCAGTTGATGCTCTTATTTGTATAGAGCAGTTTGCCACAAGGAACTTTTAAAGCTTTGGGAAAAGCAAAGTAAAGGTAATAACTACTCATCATGTTCTGTGAGCTACAAGGGcaaaataataaaagggatagCAACAGCATGTTCACATATcacaaaagaacaaataaattcatatagTCTGACAAACACAGACTGGAATCTCTTTGCCAACTCTTGAAAACTAAGATTCTGAAAACTGAAGCTTACCTGCAGCAAATTTTCCTTGCGAAAGCTCTTGCCACATCCTGATTTTGGACACTGGTGTTCATTGTGCTCAGTAAGAACCACAAACTCATTTGGTGCCACTGTGAGGAAAAAATATCCCTTTAATACAAACTCCTTTGAAAcatgagaaaataaatagattttaCAACAATGAAGATGGCAAAGAGTGTGCATAGAAATgcttaaacaaataacaaaaacagaaatttcTGTTAACCAAAAACTCCT contains:
- the LOC125047609 gene encoding uncharacterized protein LOC125047609 isoform X1 is translated as MFHLHNDLPALDTPVDQSTVATGPQASQPDNGTPPTVTATPTSALPGVAGPSKATAAAPPRAKQTVKKEPVRDKASGYVAPNEFVVLTEHNEHQCPKSGCGKSFRKENLLQMHIKHYHPEILKKNSSWAPNVADLAYARTVGDHLDLTASPTHSSSPVEKVLKGESLSKKSSRAGASGSPGDTKLKSTEKKAAATLGGASSLATTPKHPKEPKKKELLKQEPGLEGIPIKSEDELEVKEELDDYIDDLEDDSSLRGLVKTQDPDYDPHEGVDQTQKKKKSKSKVDPKTSKKRKSVPSESMSEDDQQETKAVTKYRYSKRKGSSTPKVTSAESSGFEV
- the LOC125047609 gene encoding uncharacterized protein LOC125047609 isoform X2, whose protein sequence is MFHLHNDLPALDTPVDQSTVATGPQASQPDNGTPPTVTATPTSALPGVAGPSKATAAAPPRAKQTVKKEPVLAPNEFVVLTEHNEHQCPKSGCGKSFRKENLLQMHIKHYHPEILKKNSSWAPNVADLAYARTVGDHLDLTASPTHSSSPVEKVLKGESLSKKSSRAGASGSPGDTKLKSTEKKAAATLGGASSLATTPKHPKEPKKKELLKQEPGLEGIPIKSEDELEVKEELDDYIDDLEDDSSLRGLVKTQDPDYDPHEGVDQTQKKKKSKSKVDPKTSKKRKSVPSESMSEDDQQETKAVTKYRYSKRKGSSTPKVTSAESSGFEV